In the genome of Candidatus Neomarinimicrobiota bacterium, the window CAGGACTGAATACTTCCCTGCTTGCCGACACGTCTGCTGGAGGGCGGACAGGCAGGGAATGAGACAAAACGAAAGCCAAACTCTCCTTCTTGGTGTCGATTAATCGGCACCACCAGCGGCCTTAAAATAATTTGGGCAATAAAGGGGATGACAAGTCCGTGGAAGAGAATCAATTACTGTTTGATCCCGCCCTGGCGGGGGAGTTTAATTGATTCCCACGGGTGCGGGCAGCCCCGCCCAAATCATTTTTCAGCCAGAGGCCTTTTGGTACTTTTCTGCCTGAGAAAAGTACAGTAGAAAACACAGTGTGGATAATCCCACGATGAGAATATTGGAGGAACCGGGAGTGTAAGGAACGGAAGTTACGGGGCAATATTAAGGTTGGACAATTGCCACAAGACTCTACATACATCCGGGTGTCGGGGAAAACGTTATGGGAGATTGATCGCCAGTTGTAGATTTTGGAACGATTTCCGGAAGCCATTGCAAAAGCCAGTGGAAATACCGTGCCTGATTTTCTGAACGACGAGTTTCAACAAATGAATGAGTTGGAGTCCGAGGAGGAGAAGGAGATTCCGGCGGCCATCTCCGTTAAGGATCCCTTAAGTTCTCTCGACCTGGATCAAATGGTGACTGTGGAGCGAGGGACAACCGTAGAAAAAGCCATCAAGCTGTTCCAGTCCGAGGCCGCAGCCTGTGTTCTGGTTGTGGATGATCGAAGGCTTGTGGGAATTTTCACGGAGAGGGACGTGATCAAGAAACTTGTGGGAAAAGGATTGGATCATTCGAAGGAGATCGTGGACAATTATATGACCGCCGATCCGGATGTTCTGAAGAACGACGACCCTGTCGCCTTCGCTCTGAATCGAATGACGGATGGGGGGTATCGACATGTTCCCATAGTCGACGATAATGGAATGCCCATAGGCCTTGTGGGCATTCTGGATATTGTGAAGCAACTTGCATCTTACTATTCGGATGAAGTGTTGAATTTGCCCCCGGAACCCCTTCGAGGGCCTCAGGTGAGACCCGAGGGGGGATGAGATTGCACCTTTGAAGGCAATTTTCCATGTAAAACCGGCGGCGGGATTTCTCCAGGGAAGGTCCTGGCACCGGATCCCGGCAATGGCTCTCACCCTATCCCTCCTTGGATGCGCCTCTCACCCCACCATCGGCGATCGCACCCTCGAAAAAGGCGAAAGTCTCCACGGATATACCCTGTCCTTTGAGAATTTCTTTCCCGTCTTTTTCTACCGGTACGGGATTAGCGGCATCAGTGATGTGGGCTTTCGGGTAGGAGTTCCCATCTACGGGTCGGGGATCGACTATTCACGTGTACTTTTCACCAGAGATAATAAGAGGGATGTAGTGAACGTCGGTTGGTCCCTCACCCCCAATTCCAATTTCGATTTTACCTATTACAAGTTTTCTCACGGAAAGAAACAGCCCTCGAACTCGGTCTACTGGGGACTTCGAGGAATGTATATTCCGAAGGGCGTGAACGGAAATCAGAGCGTCCGCCTTGGTGCTCTGTTCGGAGTCTACAGAAAAGGGAGGATTGGCTATGAAGTAGGTTACTTCCATGACGTATCCAGTATGCCCATCTCACAAATCTTCAATACAAGCTTTGACCCCGCTGACACGACGCAGCAGTGGGGCGATCGTTTCGTAGATTTTCCACACGTCTCCAAGTCCGGCCTCCCTTCAGAACACTCGCGCCTGACGGGTCTGTCCCTCCGGTTGACTATTTCTCTGAGTGGAAAAAAGGAAGAGGAAGCACCACCCTCTCCAACGGAGTAACGTCGGGCAGGCTTGCCCAAATCCCACAGCTCGTTTTCTCCTCACTTTTCTTCGAAAAAAAAGTCTCATTCTTGTGCCGATTCATCGGCACCACCAGTGGCCTTAAAACAATTCAGCCAAGATAGGGGTTGGAATGGCCGCGGATAATAATCAATTACTGTTTGATCCCGATGAATATCGGGAGAGTTTAATTGATTCCCGCGGCCGCAGACAAACCCGGCTGAATTGTTTTTCAGCCAGAGGCCTTTTGGTACTTTTCTGCCTGAGAAAAGTACAAAAGAAAGCACGGTGTAGATAATCACACGCTCCATCCCAGAGCCCTTGTTTTCCCTCGGATGCGAACATAAATTCCCGTCCCGGGCAATGGATCTTCAAGCGAGAAAAAGAGCGCTCCAGATGATTGAGAATGGAGTTTTTGTGTTGACCGCCCGGTGGGAAAACTATTCCTTCGCGTCTACCGTCACATGGGTTACCCAGACATCGTTCAAGCCGCCTCTCGTGGCCATCGCCGTCAAAACGGACTCGGGAATCTATCAAGGCGTGAAGAATTCCATGCGGTTCGGTCTGCATATCGTTGGTGAGGATCAAGAATCGTTCGCGGCATCCTTTTTCAAACCTTCTCGGTCAGACGGAAGCACCATCAACGGCCACGCCTACGGACTGAGCCCATCGGGGATTCCCATTCTCAGGGACGCTTCCGCATTCTTGGAGTGCCGGGTGACAGGGGTCGTAGAGGAAGGAGACCATCACGTTTTCGTTGGAGAGGTGGTGGAAGCGGGAGTCCGGGATGATTCCAAGCCCCTCCTCCTCAGAAATACCCGCTGGTCGTACGGGGGGTGATCCATGGATGAAGACGGACTCCCGGACGCGCTTTCCTCAGGAGAATTTGAACGGTGCAAACCGTATATCGATGAGGTCGTGACCGATCCCTCTTCTCTGAGACAATATTATCAGTCGCTTCTTCAACACATCTTTGTTCAGACCCACGTCCGGGAGGAAAGAGATCCATGGTTGGCCCATCCGGTAATTCCGGTCAATGCGATTAAGAATATATCATCATTGAGAAAGGATTCTCCTTCAAGACCCCTGGTCGAATTTGCCGCCCGCATTGCTCTTGAGGCACAGCCATCCGGAGGTGTGGGGGATTGGCCTGAAGTACCACCGGAGGCTTTGAATCAATCTGTTTTCGTTGCGGATTTGTTCAACGCTCTCCAGCAAGGGGACCTGGAGAAAGCATCAGAGGAGGCGGCCCGGCTGGCCCTTATATCAGACAACAAGCTCTATGTTCTGGAAATACTCATGGAGGCGTGCACCCGGAAGTTCGATACGTTGGGACTGCTGGGATATTCAATCTTCAGAGCAGCCGCTTTCTGCGCGCAGATCGACATCGGTTCGTTCATATTGCCCCTTTTGAAGAGCGCTGCTCGAGAAAGGATCCAGCACATTCGAATGTCGTCTCCTGAAGAATTCGACATGGATGCATATGGCTGGCCCGTTCTCAGCCGCGGCGGTTTGGAAGACGTGGTTCTTTACGCTGTCGCCCATCGGCTGTGGAACCTGGAATCTGTAAAACAATCGGCTTTCCGCGGAGGGATCGCGTTATGGCTGGCAGAGAAATACGGGACACCCACGAGAATTCCCGGCGGCGGTGTTTCGCACCGTCCCAACAAGACATCCAATTCCGCATCTCTCTGGGATCAAGCTGACCCGGAAGCTCTTGCGGCGCATCTCCAGGGCGCTCGTGAGAGGGGTGACATGACGTGGGCAGTGGACCTGGGAGAACACTGGTTCAGAGAGGGAATTCCGTTGAATTCCGGCCATTTTGTTGCGTTGGACTCTCTCCAGCACCTGGCCGGAGTGGTGCCGGACTCATGTCTGATCTTTCTTGGTGAAAACTTGCTTTCTCTACCATCTCAGCTGGCGAAGTGACGTGAAGATCGGGCCATACCATATCTTCTCTGCTGAAACGAGTCGCTGTGCCCTCGACGGGGGTGCCATGTTTGGGATCATTCCGAAATCTATCTGGGGAGAGCAGATATCATCAGACAGCAGAAACCGGATTCCGCTGTCTACCCGGTCTCTCGTGCTCACCGGCAATGGCAGGAATATCCTGGTGGACACGGGAAATGGGGACAAATGGAACCCCAAAATGCGCTCCATATTTAAGATTGACACGGAAACGGTGAACATTGATCGGTCGTTGGACGGAATAGGATTGTCACCGGGGGACGTGACCGACGTTATCTGTACTCACCTTCATTTCGATCATGCAGGGGGCAACACACGAATAGACGAGTCCGGTGAGCTGGTGCCTGCGTTCCCAGCGGCCACCTACTGGATACAAAAGTCCAACTGGGACCTGGCAAATGCCCCTTCGGTTAAGGATAAGGCGAGCTATCGTCAGGAGAACTGGGCAGTGCTGGCCAGAAAAGGGATGGTTGAGCTGGTCAACGGGGAGGAGGAATTCATTCCGGGTATCGAAATCTTTGTTGCCAACGGTCATACGGCTGGACAGCAGTTGCCGAGAATTTCCGATGGAACTCAGTGTCTGTTTTTCTGCGGCGATCTTTTCCCAACGGTATACCACCTCAAATTGCCGTGGGTGATGGCTTATGACAATTATCCACTCCAGACCATTGAAGAGAAGAAAGCGGTACTGTCCAGGGCCTTTGAGGAGGAGTGGATTCTATTCTTCGAGCACGATCTGAAGCACGAGGCGATTGTCCTGGAGTTTGACGGAAAGGATTACGGGATCAAAGAGAGTTTCGCGGTGGAGGATAAGACGGGACCATGAAAGGATGAGCCGATTCCAGGCCGTGATAAAATCCATCTGAATTAGATGAATCTTTGGGGGAATAAACCATGTCCAGAGTTGTCGTATGGGTGAGCGACTTTGAAATGGGAACGCGAATTGCGGATGCAGTTACTTCTCTGGGTGAAGAGGCCGTTTTTCCCCAGGATCGGGAACGGTCAGAACAGAGTCTGTACGAGGACGCCGTGCTTGTGATCATCGATCTGTCCGAAAGGGCACGAAATGCCCTTGAGCTTGTCAGGAGTGTAAGGAAGAATCATCCTGAACTTCGTCTGGTCGGCATCGTCTCGCGCGTTCGGAAGAAGATCCATACTCAGGGGAAGGAGGCGGGCTGTGACTGGGTGCTTCCGAGATCATCGTTGGTGCGGAATCTTTCCACATTGCTTGAAAAAAGGGTGGACTGAAACCTGACCAATACGAGAGGAGAATCGCAGGGAGGTCAAAAGTCAAGAATCCGGGCGGTCATATCACGCCTCAGGAAAGAATACGGTGACCCGGAGACGAGTCTTGTCCATCGCTCCCCCCATGAGTTGCTGGTGTCAACCATTCTGTCGGCCCAGTGCACGGACAAACGTGTGAACCAGGTAACGCCGGCACTTTTCGAAAGCTATCCCACCGTTCGTGATTTTGCCTCGGCAGACGTGACTGAACTGGCCGAACAGATCCACTCGTGCGGGTATCACAATCAGAAGGCCCGCGCCATCAAAGGATCCAGCTTGATGATTCTGGAAGAATACAATGGTACTGTTCCCTCCACCCGGGATGAACTGCTGAAATTACCCGGCGTGGGGAGGAAAACCGCCAACTGCGTTTTGAGTTATCTCTACGGAATTCCCGCTGTCGTGGTTGACACTCACGTGATTCGGATTATGGGACTCCTGGGGTTCACGAACTCGACGGATCCGGAAAAGATTGAGCGTGAAATAGGTGAGATAGCCCCGAGGAGAGACTGGATTGATCTGACCCTGCTCACCATCAGGCATGGGAGGCGGGTTTGCATCGCCCGTCGTCCCCGGTGCGGTGAATGCGTCCTGAACGACCTCTGTCCCTCGTCAATTGTCTAACGACGCGGGAAGAAAGCAAGAGTTTGTACCTTTATCATACCTGGTTTATTGATGGGCTTCAAGTTGTCCAGCGAACGCCCAATATTCTTATACGACACCCCCAAATAGGAAAGTGGCCTAAAAATAGGTGCGCCATGAAAGGAGATTGACGTGGCCAGGGATAAGAATGAATTGCTGTTCGAGTCCTCCCGACGTGCCGGGGGGAGGAGTTCAATTCATTCCCCTGGACACGACCAGATCCGGCGCAACTATTTTTCAGCCGAGCTTCTCCACAGGATCTTGAGATTTTGCAGCGGTTTTCTTACGAATAAGAAAAGCGCGGGAAGAATCCGCGGTCCAGATGATCATACGATGAAAATAGTGGGACACAGTCACCTTAAGTAGTGGAAGTTCCAGGGGCAATATTGAGGTTGGAGAATCGCCGCAAGATTTTGCATGATTCTGACCGCCAACGAAACCCTTTTCGAAATGGTAGGAAGGTGGCTAAATTCTTGAGTCAGTTTTATTTGCACCTTACAAATAACTAGGACACGAAAAATGCCTTCCATCACGAAATCGTTCAAGTTTTCCGCCGCACATCAGTACGGAAATCCCAGCTGGTCGGAGGAAAAAAACCGCGAAATGTTTGGTGACGACGTTCGCCTTCACGGCCACGACTACATTCTGGAGGTTACCGTGAAAGGTGACGTAGATCCCGCGACGGGCTTCGTTGTGAATCTTCGAGAGCTAATGGACGTTGTGAACAAAAGGGTCATCACGCTTCTTGATCATTCAACGATAGAAAAGGACGTCCACTGGTTCAGGGAAAAGCAGCCTTCTGCAGAGAATCTGGTGGTCTGGATCTGGAATCAGATCGGACCTGAACTCAAGGGTGTCGCTCTTCATCGGCTGCGTCTCCGGGAAACGGATACAATTTACGCGGAGTACTTCGGACCGGATAAGTAATGGAATTCAAGGAAAGGCTCCTGATTTTTCTCAGTGGCATCTTTCTTACCGCCCTTATTCTGGGAAACGTGATCGGAACCACGAAGTTTGTGTCCGTGTTCGGTCTCGTGGTGCCTGCTGGAGTTCTCGCTTATCCCTTCACGTTCCTCGCGACCGATCTCATCTGTGAGCTGTACGGGAAAAAGAGAGCCCAGACGATAGTCTGGATCGGTTTCATCATGAATTTTTTTATGCTCGGTCTCATGACCATCGGTCACTACCTGCAGGATGCCCTCGGAGTCTCGGGCGCCACCTCCACCTTTGAAAGGGTCTATGAATTCATGGTGGGGAACGTGATCGCATCCATGGTGGCCTATTTGATAGCTCAAACGGTGGACGTCCATCTGTTTCATTTTTGGAAGCGTCTCACCAAAGGAAAGCACTTGTGGTTGAGAAATAACCTTTCCACGACGGCGAGCCAGCTCGTGGATACGGTTTCCATACTCACCATTCTCTATCTGGCCAACAACCTGGGGGAAAACGTGAAAACTGTCAGCGACCTGATGTCATTGATCTTCCAGTCATACCTCTTCAAGTTTTTCTTCGCACTGTTTGATACCCCTCTCTTCTATGTGGGTGTCTGGTTTCTAAAACCCCGGGTACACGAGGACCCGGACGAGAAGAGCTGGGGCCATCATTCATTTGCTGAGGAGGCACTATGAACCCGGAGAATATGGAGAAGATTCAGGAGATCGTGGCACAACTCCTGGTGGAAATCGGTGAAGATCCGGAACGCGAGGGTCTCAAGAGGACCCCTGAACGGGTTGCCCGTGCGTGGAAATATTTCGTGGGGGGATATGGAAAGAGCCCTGAGGAAGAGGTGGGAGATGCCCTTTTCAAGGAAAAGACGGATGAAATTGTTGCCGTGAAAGATATCGACTTCTTCTCCCTTTGTGAACACCATCTGTTGCCTTTCAAGGGGGTCGTCCACGTTGGCTACCTTCCGAAAGAGAGAATCATCGGACTGTCGAAAATCCCAAGGATCGTGAATA includes:
- a CDS encoding CBS domain-containing protein; translation: MPDFLNDEFQQMNELESEEEKEIPAAISVKDPLSSLDLDQMVTVERGTTVEKAIKLFQSEAAACVLVVDDRRLVGIFTERDVIKKLVGKGLDHSKEIVDNYMTADPDVLKNDDPVAFALNRMTDGGYRHVPIVDDNGMPIGLVGILDIVKQLASYYSDEVLNLPPEPLRGPQVRPEGG
- a CDS encoding flavin reductase family protein translates to MIENGVFVLTARWENYSFASTVTWVTQTSFKPPLVAIAVKTDSGIYQGVKNSMRFGLHIVGEDQESFAASFFKPSRSDGSTINGHAYGLSPSGIPILRDASAFLECRVTGVVEEGDHHVFVGEVVEAGVRDDSKPLLLRNTRWSYGG
- a CDS encoding MBL fold metallo-hydrolase — its product is MKIGPYHIFSAETSRCALDGGAMFGIIPKSIWGEQISSDSRNRIPLSTRSLVLTGNGRNILVDTGNGDKWNPKMRSIFKIDTETVNIDRSLDGIGLSPGDVTDVICTHLHFDHAGGNTRIDESGELVPAFPAATYWIQKSNWDLANAPSVKDKASYRQENWAVLARKGMVELVNGEEEFIPGIEIFVANGHTAGQQLPRISDGTQCLFFCGDLFPTVYHLKLPWVMAYDNYPLQTIEEKKAVLSRAFEEEWILFFEHDLKHEAIVLEFDGKDYGIKESFAVEDKTGP
- the nth gene encoding endonuclease III; the protein is MRAVISRLRKEYGDPETSLVHRSPHELLVSTILSAQCTDKRVNQVTPALFESYPTVRDFASADVTELAEQIHSCGYHNQKARAIKGSSLMILEEYNGTVPSTRDELLKLPGVGRKTANCVLSYLYGIPAVVVDTHVIRIMGLLGFTNSTDPEKIEREIGEIAPRRDWIDLTLLTIRHGRRVCIARRPRCGECVLNDLCPSSIV
- a CDS encoding 6-carboxytetrahydropterin synthase: MPSITKSFKFSAAHQYGNPSWSEEKNREMFGDDVRLHGHDYILEVTVKGDVDPATGFVVNLRELMDVVNKRVITLLDHSTIEKDVHWFREKQPSAENLVVWIWNQIGPELKGVALHRLRLRETDTIYAEYFGPDK
- a CDS encoding queuosine precursor transporter — encoded protein: MEFKERLLIFLSGIFLTALILGNVIGTTKFVSVFGLVVPAGVLAYPFTFLATDLICELYGKKRAQTIVWIGFIMNFFMLGLMTIGHYLQDALGVSGATSTFERVYEFMVGNVIASMVAYLIAQTVDVHLFHFWKRLTKGKHLWLRNNLSTTASQLVDTVSILTILYLANNLGENVKTVSDLMSLIFQSYLFKFFFALFDTPLFYVGVWFLKPRVHEDPDEKSWGHHSFAEEAL
- the folE gene encoding GTP cyclohydrolase I FolE; this encodes MNPENMEKIQEIVAQLLVEIGEDPEREGLKRTPERVARAWKYFVGGYGKSPEEEVGDALFKEKTDEIVAVKDIDFFSLCEHHLLPFKGVVHVGYLPKERIIGLSKIPRIVNIYARRLQVQERLTRQIVDAIQGVLNPDGVAVVIEAEHLCMQMRGVEKKASFMVTSAVSGVFRKDRKTREEFMSILSKVRS